In Ostrea edulis chromosome 6, xbOstEdul1.1, whole genome shotgun sequence, a single window of DNA contains:
- the LOC125648225 gene encoding galactose-3-O-sulfotransferase 2-like — translation MIRAYDKRRHSREYQYPMRARVTHRGRQTGSFESYRHLIMGNEAFNLRVNVNGLRWIFLGIVIAVPIWLTVANYIFLKSLKYSSTYENMNQSRNLDSASRKYFPTKQRTVHQHIAFLKVHKTGSTTAQGIFLRYGLHKNLTFVVPNNKSWYPNIIALNDSVIPGYNIIPPPEGKTYDILCFHVVYNRLAFEDIMPNDTKYIGIVREPFLQFDSTVRYFKFGKDHGVAQYIRHFLKNPKSYMKKIDQRRSNFLNNRMAFEYGFPSSLFHSFDMLAVKQYLEKLDREFHVVIVSEYMNESVILLRRVLNWDLKDILFVNLNVNPNRHDLNQVGLKEIRLYRQYAKLDYELYNFFVKRLWQQIYSYGEDILEEISYFKLLRTLLQNFCSSVDKSLLKVEESSWSSSFSVTKDDCIEMKQKEMWYLRNVMKHQYSNGTQN, via the exons ATGATTAGGGCCTATGACAAAAGAAGACATTCCCGAGAATACCAATACCCAATGAGAGCGCGTGTAACACATCGCGGTCGCCAAACCGGAAGTTTTGAATCGTATAGACACTTGATTATGGGCAATGAAGCATTTAATTTGAGGGTCAATGTCAATGGGCTGAG GTGGATTTTTCTGGGTATTGTGATAGCAGTTCCCATTTGGCTGACGGTGGCCAATTACATATTccttaaatcattaaaatatagTTCAACATATGAAAACATGAACCAGTCAAGAAATCTCGATAGTGCCTCTAGGAAATATTTTCCAACAAAACAGAGAACAGTTCATCAACATATTGCGTTTTTGAAAGTCCACAAGACCGGAAGTACAACCGCTCAAGGAATTTTCCTACGTTATGGATTACACAAGAATTTAACTTTTGTTGTTCCCAATAATAAATCATGGTATCCAAACATTATCGCTTTAAACGATTCCGTGATACCCGGTTACAATATAATTCCTCCCCCAGAAGGGAAAACCTATGACATCTTGTGTTTCCACGTCGTTTACAATCGCTTAGCGTTTGAAGATATCATGCCAAATGATACTAAGTACATTGGGATCGTTCGTGAACCATTCCTGCAATTTGATTCCACCGTCCGATATTTCAAATTTGGGAAAGATCATGGGGTAGCACAATACATTCGCCATTTTCTGAAGAATCCAAAATCATACATGAAGAAAATCGACCAGCGGCGTTCCAACTTTCTAAACAATAGAATGGCTTTTGAGTATGGTTTTCCCTCCAGTCTGTTTCACTCTTTTGACATGCTCGCCGTAAAGCAGTATTTGGAGAAACTCGATAGAGAATTCCATGTAGTCATTGTGAGCGAGTATATGAATGAGTCAGTCATTCTATTACGTCGAGTGTTGAATTGGGATTTGAAGGACATCCTCTTTGTTAATCTAAATGTCAATCCCAATCGCCATGACTTAAATCAGGTCGGCCTGAAAGAAATTCGTTTATATCGTCAGTATGCCAAATTGGACTATGAATTGTACAATTTTTTCGTCAAACGTTTATGGCAACAGATCTATTCTTATGGAGAAGATATTCTAGAAGAAATTTCGTATTTCAAATTATTGAGAACTCTCTTACAAAATTTCTGCAGTAGTGTAGATAAAAGCTTACTGAAAGTAGAAGAATCATCATGGAGTTCTTCGTTCAGTGTGACAAAAGACGACTGTatagaaatgaaacaaaaagaaATGTGGTATCTCAGGAATGTAATGAAACATCAGTATTCCAATGGAACTCAAAATTAG